A portion of the Pseudomonas protegens CHA0 genome contains these proteins:
- a CDS encoding gamma-butyrobetaine dioxygenase: MNTAALADYRSYPLISALATVQVLPDRLQVHWADGRLSPFHHQWLRDNCPCPQCVYSVTREQVLEIVDVAEDLECNAARIDADGCLNLDWADGHRSRFDPGWLRAHAYDRQSREERQAAKARHSLWDASLQLPEFQYQPLMEDPQVLLQWLLALRDTGLTQVRGAPTEPGSLALIARRISFIRESNFGVLFNVQSKADADSNAYTAFNLPLHSDLPTRELQPGLQFLHCLVNDAVGGESIFVDGFAIADALRREDPEAFRALCEIPVEFRNKDRHSDYRCLAPIIALDARGQVAEIRMANFLRGPFDTTEEQMPRLYRAYRRFIALTREARFRVIRRLDPGQLWCFDNRRTLHARNAFDPASGARHFQGCYIDRDELLSRILVLQR; this comes from the coding sequence GTGAACACCGCCGCCCTTGCCGACTACCGCAGTTACCCGTTGATCAGCGCACTGGCCACTGTCCAGGTCCTGCCGGACCGGCTCCAGGTGCACTGGGCCGACGGCCGTCTCAGCCCTTTTCACCATCAATGGCTGCGGGACAACTGCCCTTGCCCGCAATGCGTCTACAGCGTGACCCGCGAACAGGTGCTGGAAATCGTCGATGTTGCCGAAGACCTCGAGTGCAACGCCGCACGCATTGATGCCGACGGCTGCCTGAACCTCGACTGGGCGGACGGCCACCGCAGCCGCTTCGACCCCGGCTGGCTGCGGGCCCATGCCTATGATCGACAGTCGCGCGAAGAACGGCAGGCCGCCAAGGCCCGGCACTCGCTGTGGGACGCCAGCCTCCAACTGCCCGAGTTCCAGTACCAGCCGCTGATGGAGGACCCCCAGGTGCTGCTGCAATGGCTGCTGGCCCTGCGCGATACCGGCCTGACCCAGGTCCGTGGCGCGCCCACCGAACCCGGCTCGCTGGCCCTGATTGCGCGGCGTATTTCGTTTATCCGCGAAAGCAATTTCGGCGTACTGTTCAACGTGCAGTCCAAGGCCGATGCCGACAGCAACGCCTACACCGCCTTCAATCTGCCGCTGCACAGCGACCTGCCGACCCGCGAGCTGCAACCGGGGCTGCAATTCCTGCATTGCCTGGTGAATGACGCGGTAGGCGGCGAAAGCATTTTCGTCGACGGCTTCGCCATTGCCGACGCCCTGCGCCGGGAAGACCCCGAGGCGTTCCGCGCCCTGTGCGAAATCCCCGTGGAGTTTCGCAACAAGGACCGCCACAGCGACTACCGCTGCCTGGCGCCGATCATCGCCCTGGATGCCCGGGGCCAGGTCGCGGAAATCCGCATGGCCAATTTCCTGCGTGGCCCCTTCGACACCACGGAAGAACAGATGCCCCGGCTGTACCGCGCCTACCGGCGCTTTATCGCCCTGACCCGCGAAGCCCGGTTCCGGGTCATTCGCCGCCTGGACCCGGGCCAGCTCTGGTGCTTCGACAACCGCCGCACCCTGCACGCGCGCAACGCCTTCGACCCGGCCAGCGGCGCCCGGCACTTCCAGGGCTGCTACATCGACCGCGACGAACTGCTCTCCAGAATCCTGGTGCTGCAGCGCTGA
- the aac(6') gene encoding aminoglycoside 6'-N-acetyltransferase has product MTPIEPGSSANAGGWLQLRQGLWPDCPQDEHQAEIQQILAEPQRYGCWLACTENGEAVGLAEAALRHDYVNGTDSSPVVFLQGIYVAPGHRRQGIAQRLIEQVAYWGQQRGCVEMASDTSLDNLASQDLHHALGFEETERVVYFKKRL; this is encoded by the coding sequence ATAACCCCCATTGAACCTGGTTCATCCGCCAACGCTGGCGGGTGGCTGCAATTGCGCCAGGGCCTATGGCCCGATTGCCCGCAGGATGAACACCAGGCCGAAATCCAGCAGATTCTGGCCGAGCCCCAGCGCTACGGCTGCTGGCTGGCCTGCACCGAGAACGGTGAGGCCGTGGGCCTGGCCGAGGCTGCATTGCGCCACGACTACGTCAACGGCACCGACAGCTCCCCCGTGGTCTTTCTTCAAGGCATCTATGTGGCCCCCGGGCATCGTCGCCAGGGCATTGCCCAGCGCCTGATCGAGCAGGTCGCCTATTGGGGGCAACAACGGGGATGCGTGGAAATGGCCTCGGACACCAGCCTCGACAACCTGGCCAGCCAGGATCTGCACCACGCGCTGGGTTTCGAGGAAACCGAGCGCGTGGTGTATTTCAAGAAACGCCTGTGA
- a CDS encoding DUF4952 domain-containing protein has translation MKVMFRMGFACLLLMVSGAALAAPECGDFLKAMTDPPKSLEFFRCESKPQDQGAPLTASYRVKGQDAHEVERYLQRELGVQEGLRFVCCGWETKGFISYRDKKTGRNYQIGMGSEETPYNQRQDWHKIGYFYVTVVLYTEDI, from the coding sequence ATGAAAGTGATGTTCAGAATGGGGTTCGCCTGTTTGTTGTTGATGGTTTCCGGCGCCGCTCTGGCAGCTCCCGAGTGCGGCGATTTTCTGAAGGCCATGACCGATCCACCGAAGTCCCTGGAGTTTTTCCGTTGTGAGTCGAAGCCCCAGGATCAGGGCGCACCGCTGACTGCCAGTTACCGGGTCAAAGGTCAGGATGCCCATGAGGTAGAGCGCTATCTGCAGCGGGAGTTGGGGGTTCAGGAGGGGCTCAGGTTTGTCTGCTGCGGCTGGGAAACGAAGGGTTTCATTTCCTATAGGGATAAAAAGACCGGGCGTAATTACCAGATTGGCATGGGCTCTGAAGAGACGCCCTACAACCAGCGCCAGGATTGGCACAAGATCGGCTATTTCTATGTGACGGTGGTGCTGTATACCGAGGACATCTGA
- a CDS encoding GlxA family transcriptional regulator, whose translation MSQDFYFLLMPGFSAIGFISAIEPLRVANRFRGELYRWHVLSADGGAVLASNGMSVNVDAALEPLKKGATLWVVAGFEPLKFLTPALEHWLRRLEVEGVTLGGIDTGSVILAESGLLEGHRVTLHWEAIEAFKESYPQLSVTQELFEIDRRRITCAGGTASIDMMLDLIAQAHGPQLAVQVSEQFVLGRIRPRKDHQRMEVASRYGISNKKLVQVIGEMEQHSEPPLSTLALAESIKVTRRQLERLFRLHLNDTPSNFYLGLRLEKARKLLRQTDMSVLEVSIACGFESPSYFTRSYRARFVRCPREDRRPSGGGRELA comes from the coding sequence ATGTCCCAGGACTTCTATTTCCTGCTGATGCCGGGGTTTTCCGCCATCGGTTTCATCTCGGCCATCGAGCCGCTACGGGTGGCCAACCGCTTTCGTGGCGAGCTGTACCGCTGGCATGTGCTGAGCGCCGACGGCGGCGCGGTGCTGGCCAGCAATGGCATGTCGGTGAATGTCGATGCGGCCCTGGAGCCGCTGAAGAAAGGCGCGACCTTGTGGGTGGTGGCCGGTTTCGAGCCGCTGAAGTTTCTCACCCCGGCCCTGGAGCACTGGTTGCGGCGGCTGGAGGTGGAGGGCGTGACCCTGGGCGGGATCGACACAGGTAGCGTGATCCTTGCCGAGAGCGGTTTGCTGGAGGGGCACCGGGTGACCTTGCACTGGGAGGCCATCGAGGCCTTCAAGGAGTCCTACCCGCAACTGAGCGTGACCCAGGAGCTGTTCGAGATCGATCGACGGCGCATCACCTGTGCCGGCGGCACGGCGTCCATCGACATGATGCTCGACCTGATCGCCCAGGCCCACGGCCCGCAACTGGCGGTCCAGGTCAGCGAGCAGTTCGTGCTGGGGCGCATCCGCCCGCGCAAGGATCACCAGCGCATGGAAGTCGCCAGCCGCTACGGCATCAGCAACAAGAAGCTGGTGCAGGTGATCGGCGAAATGGAACAGCACAGCGAACCGCCCCTGAGCACCCTGGCCCTGGCCGAGTCGATCAAGGTCACCCGGCGCCAGCTGGAGCGCCTGTTCCGCCTGCACCTCAACGATACCCCGAGCAATTTCTACCTGGGCCTGCGCCTGGAGAAAGCCCGCAAACTGCTGCGCCAGACCGACATGAGCGTGCTGGAGGTGAGCATTGCCTGCGGGTTTGAATCGCCGTCCTACTTCACCCGCAGTTACCGCGCGCGGTTCGTGCGGTGCCCGCGGGAAGACCGGCGCCCGTCGGGCGGCGGCCGCGAGCTGGCTTGA
- a CDS encoding GlxA family transcriptional regulator, which translates to MTSFNSGAQPQNRAPQSIGFLLLDNFTLISLASAVEPLRMANQLSGRELYRWTTLSVDGGQVWASDGLQITPDAAMHKAPSLDTVIVCGGIGIQRTVTREHVSWLQSQARQSRRLGAVCTGSWALACAGLLDGFDCSVHWECLASMQEAFPRVAMSTRLFTLDRNRFTSSGGTAPLDMMLHLISRDHGRELSAAISEMFVYERIRNEQDHQRVPLKHMLGTNQPKLQEIVALMEANLEEPIDLDELAVYVAVSRRQLERLFQKYLHCSPSRYYLKLRLIRARQLLKQTPMSIIEVASVCGFVSTPHFSKCYREYFGIPPRDERIGSNTTQQVAMMPLPQAMVLAPLSGPLSALSQARNESTFASVRL; encoded by the coding sequence ATGACGTCGTTCAACTCCGGGGCCCAACCCCAGAACCGTGCGCCTCAATCCATCGGCTTTCTGCTGCTGGACAATTTCACGCTGATTTCCCTGGCCTCCGCAGTCGAACCCCTGCGCATGGCCAACCAACTGTCCGGTCGCGAGCTGTATCGCTGGACCACCCTCAGCGTCGATGGTGGCCAGGTCTGGGCCAGTGACGGTCTGCAGATCACCCCCGATGCCGCGATGCACAAAGCCCCCAGCCTCGATACCGTGATTGTCTGCGGCGGTATCGGCATTCAGCGCACCGTCACCCGCGAACATGTGTCCTGGCTGCAGAGCCAGGCCCGCCAGTCGCGCCGTCTGGGCGCGGTGTGTACCGGCAGCTGGGCCCTGGCCTGCGCCGGCCTGCTGGACGGCTTCGATTGCAGCGTGCACTGGGAATGCCTGGCGTCGATGCAGGAAGCCTTTCCCCGGGTGGCCATGAGCACCCGCCTGTTCACCCTCGACCGCAACCGCTTCACCAGCTCCGGCGGCACCGCGCCGCTGGACATGATGCTGCACCTGATCAGCCGCGATCATGGCCGCGAGCTGTCGGCGGCGATCTCGGAAATGTTCGTCTACGAGCGCATCCGCAACGAGCAGGATCACCAGCGCGTACCCCTCAAGCACATGCTGGGCACCAACCAGCCCAAGCTGCAGGAAATCGTCGCCCTGATGGAAGCCAACCTCGAAGAGCCGATCGACCTCGACGAACTGGCGGTATACGTCGCCGTGTCCCGGCGACAGCTGGAGCGGCTGTTTCAGAAGTACCTGCATTGCTCGCCGTCGCGCTACTACCTCAAGCTGCGGCTGATCCGCGCCCGGCAACTGCTCAAGCAGACTCCCATGTCGATCATCGAAGTGGCGTCGGTCTGTGGTTTCGTCTCCACGCCGCACTTCTCCAAGTGCTACCGCGAGTACTTCGGCATTCCACCGCGTGACGAGCGCATCGGTTCCAACACCACCCAGCAGGTGGCGATGATGCCGTTGCCGCAAGCCATGGTTTTGGCGCCGCTGTCCGGGCCATTGTCGGCCCTGAGCCAGGCACGCAACGAATCGACCTTCGCCAGCGTGCGCCTGTAG
- a CDS encoding choline ABC transporter substrate-binding protein, with translation MKRLISSCVLALSGSVFLSSGALAADAASCQNVRLGVVNWTDVIATSALTQVLLDGLGYKTKQTSASQQIIFAGIRDQRLDLFLGYWNPLMTQTITPFVDANQVKVLAEPSLKDARATLAVPAYLADKGLKTFADIARFQKELGGKIYGIEPGSGANTQIKEMIAKNQFGLGKFQLVESSEAGMLSAVARAVKRNEAIVFFGWAPHPMNVNFKMTYLSGSENALGPNEGQATVWTVTAPNYAEQCPNVHRLLTNLTFSAEDESRMMQPLLDHKDALESARQWLKDHPQDQQRWLEGVTTFDGKPAAEHLQLTSK, from the coding sequence ATGAAACGACTGATCAGCAGCTGTGTGCTTGCGCTTAGTGGTAGCGTTTTTCTGAGCAGCGGGGCCCTGGCCGCCGATGCCGCCAGTTGCCAGAACGTGCGCCTGGGCGTGGTCAACTGGACCGACGTGATCGCCACCAGCGCCCTGACCCAGGTCCTGCTCGACGGCCTCGGCTACAAGACCAAGCAGACCAGTGCTTCCCAGCAGATCATCTTCGCCGGCATCCGTGACCAGCGCCTGGACCTGTTCCTGGGCTACTGGAACCCGCTGATGACCCAGACCATCACCCCCTTCGTCGACGCCAACCAGGTCAAGGTCCTGGCCGAACCGAGCCTCAAGGACGCCCGCGCCACCCTGGCCGTGCCGGCCTACCTGGCGGACAAGGGGCTGAAGACCTTTGCCGACATCGCCAGGTTCCAGAAGGAACTGGGGGGCAAGATCTACGGCATCGAACCGGGTTCGGGAGCCAATACCCAGATCAAGGAAATGATCGCCAAGAACCAGTTCGGCCTGGGCAAGTTCCAGTTGGTGGAGTCCAGTGAGGCGGGCATGTTGTCGGCGGTGGCCCGAGCGGTGAAACGCAACGAGGCCATCGTGTTCTTCGGCTGGGCGCCGCACCCGATGAACGTCAACTTCAAGATGACCTACCTCAGCGGCAGCGAAAACGCCCTGGGGCCCAACGAAGGCCAGGCCACGGTGTGGACCGTCACCGCGCCTAACTACGCCGAGCAGTGCCCGAACGTGCACCGGCTGTTGACCAACCTGACCTTCAGCGCCGAAGACGAGAGCCGCATGATGCAGCCGCTGCTGGATCACAAGGATGCCCTGGAATCCGCGCGGCAATGGCTCAAGGACCACCCGCAGGACCAGCAGCGCTGGCTGGAAGGGGTCACCACCTTCGATGGCAAGCCGGCCGCCGAGCACCTGCAACTGACCAGCAAATAA
- a CDS encoding helix-turn-helix domain-containing protein yields the protein MNVPTDIQIIHGPDGSPAFVVIPYAQYMAQYKEADLIPHDVVSRMVDGATPIRAWREHLHLTQDEVARRLGISQPAFAQQESVARPRRATREKIAAAFGIRADQLEL from the coding sequence ATGAACGTACCTACTGACATCCAGATCATCCACGGCCCGGACGGCAGCCCGGCATTCGTGGTGATTCCCTACGCGCAGTACATGGCGCAGTACAAGGAAGCCGATCTGATACCCCATGACGTGGTCAGCCGCATGGTCGACGGCGCCACGCCGATCCGCGCCTGGCGCGAGCACCTGCACCTCACCCAGGACGAAGTAGCCAGGCGCCTGGGGATCTCCCAGCCGGCCTTTGCCCAGCAGGAAAGCGTCGCCCGGCCGCGCCGGGCCACCCGGGAAAAGATCGCCGCCGCCTTCGGCATACGCGCCGACCAGCTGGAGCTGTAA
- a CDS encoding 3-keto-5-aminohexanoate cleavage protein codes for MNHDVIITCALTGAGDTTAKSPHVPVTPKQIAAAAVEAAKAGATVVHCHVRDPATGKFSRDVALYREVMERIREADIDIIVNLTAGMGGDLEIGGGENPMEFGPHTDLVGPLTRLAHVEELLPEICTLDCGTLNFGDGDTIYVSTPAQLRAGAKRIQELGVKAELEIFDTGHLWFAKQMIKEGLLDNPLFQLCLGIPWGAPADTTTMKAMVDNLPADAVWAGFGIGRMQMPMAAQAVLLGGNVRVGLEDNLWLDRGVLATNGQLVERATEILSRLGARVLTPAEGRQKMGLKQRG; via the coding sequence ATGAACCACGACGTCATCATCACCTGCGCACTCACCGGTGCTGGCGACACGACCGCCAAGAGCCCGCACGTGCCGGTCACCCCGAAACAGATCGCCGCGGCCGCCGTAGAAGCCGCCAAGGCCGGCGCCACCGTGGTGCACTGCCATGTGCGCGACCCCGCCACCGGCAAGTTCAGCCGCGATGTGGCGCTGTACCGCGAAGTGATGGAGCGGATCCGCGAGGCCGACATCGACATCATCGTCAACCTCACCGCCGGCATGGGCGGCGACCTGGAGATCGGCGGCGGCGAGAACCCCATGGAGTTCGGCCCCCACACCGACCTGGTCGGCCCCTTGACCCGCCTGGCCCATGTCGAGGAACTGCTGCCGGAGATCTGCACCCTGGACTGCGGCACCCTGAACTTCGGCGACGGCGACACCATCTACGTCTCCACCCCGGCCCAGCTGCGGGCCGGCGCCAAGCGTATCCAGGAGCTGGGAGTGAAGGCCGAGCTGGAAATCTTCGACACCGGGCACCTGTGGTTCGCCAAGCAGATGATCAAGGAAGGCCTGCTGGACAACCCGCTGTTCCAGCTGTGCCTGGGCATTCCCTGGGGCGCCCCGGCGGACACCACCACCATGAAGGCCATGGTCGACAACCTGCCGGCGGACGCGGTCTGGGCCGGCTTCGGGATTGGCCGCATGCAGATGCCCATGGCTGCGCAAGCGGTGCTGCTGGGGGGCAACGTGCGGGTCGGCCTGGAAGACAACCTGTGGCTGGATCGCGGCGTGCTCGCCACCAACGGCCAACTGGTGGAACGGGCCACGGAAATCCTCAGCCGCCTCGGCGCCCGGGTCCTGACCCCGGCCGAAGGTCGGCAGAAAATGGGCCTGAAGCAACGCGGCTGA
- a CDS encoding LysR family transcriptional regulator — MRFSLDQLQMFVQAAQSGSFSAAARKLGKTQSTVSVAIGNLEADLGVELFDRSARSPVLTATGQKMLLQAEAVLERCLTLQANADCLSQVVEPHLSIVIETPYGPLMPALREFEQAFPYVDLLIRHPLSGDASELVARGEAVLGIAFSQPGYPQELEFQQLGKLIMLHVCHPDHPLAQLDSVTFDDLHVHRRLAFSAHANKLPSSEYLRSTQLWQAENYLALLEMVRAGLGWATLPRQLIQRELAKGELVELQLGAYPHTDWLIGVDLLWARQRVMGKAERWLKERLLRQKVYEVDRRGQSTTW; from the coding sequence ATGCGCTTTTCGCTGGATCAACTGCAGATGTTCGTACAGGCCGCGCAAAGCGGCTCGTTCTCGGCCGCCGCACGCAAGCTGGGCAAGACCCAGTCCACGGTCAGCGTGGCCATCGGCAACCTGGAGGCGGACCTGGGGGTCGAGCTGTTCGACCGCAGCGCTCGCAGCCCGGTGCTAACGGCCACCGGGCAGAAGATGCTGCTGCAGGCCGAGGCGGTGCTGGAACGCTGCCTGACCCTGCAGGCCAACGCCGACTGCCTGTCGCAGGTGGTGGAGCCACACCTGTCGATCGTCATCGAAACCCCCTATGGCCCGCTGATGCCGGCCCTGCGGGAGTTCGAACAGGCCTTTCCCTATGTCGACCTGCTGATCCGCCACCCGCTGTCCGGGGACGCCAGCGAGCTGGTGGCCCGGGGTGAGGCGGTGCTGGGCATCGCCTTCTCGCAACCGGGCTACCCCCAGGAGCTGGAGTTCCAGCAATTGGGCAAGCTGATCATGTTGCACGTCTGCCACCCGGACCACCCGCTGGCGCAGCTCGACAGCGTGACCTTCGACGACCTGCATGTGCACCGGCGCCTGGCCTTCAGCGCCCACGCCAACAAGCTGCCTAGCAGCGAATACCTGCGCTCCACCCAGCTGTGGCAGGCGGAAAACTACCTGGCGCTGCTGGAAATGGTCCGCGCCGGCCTGGGCTGGGCCACCCTGCCGCGGCAACTGATCCAGCGTGAACTGGCCAAGGGCGAGCTGGTGGAACTGCAACTGGGGGCCTACCCCCATACCGACTGGCTGATCGGCGTCGACCTGCTCTGGGCCCGACAACGGGTGATGGGCAAGGCCGAGCGCTGGCTCAAGGAGCGGCTGCTGCGCCAGAAGGTGTACGAGGTGGACCGGCGCGGGCAGTCCACGACCTGGTAA
- a CDS encoding L-carnitine dehydrogenase: MTFITNIKTFAALGSGVIGSGWVARALAHGLDVVAWDPAPGAEAALRKRVANAWGALEKQGLAPGASQQRLRFVDTIEECVKDADFIQESAPERLELKLELHSRISAAAKPEALIGSSTSGLLPSEFYEGSTHPERCVVGHPFNPVYLLPLVEVVGGKRTAPEAVQAAIKVYESLGMRALHVRKEVPGFIADRLLEALWREALHLVNDGVATTGEIDDAIRFGAGLRWSFMGTFLTYTLAGGDAGMRHFMAQFGPALQLPWTYLPAPELTDKLIDDVVEGTAEQLGTHSIAALERYRDDCLLAVLEAVKTTKAKHGMHFHD, translated from the coding sequence ATGACTTTTATCACCAACATCAAAACTTTCGCCGCCCTGGGCAGTGGCGTGATCGGCAGCGGCTGGGTGGCCCGTGCCCTGGCCCACGGCCTCGACGTAGTGGCCTGGGACCCGGCGCCCGGCGCCGAAGCGGCCCTGCGCAAGCGCGTCGCCAACGCCTGGGGCGCGCTGGAAAAACAAGGGCTGGCCCCCGGAGCATCACAACAGCGCCTGCGCTTCGTCGACACCATCGAGGAATGCGTGAAGGATGCCGACTTCATCCAGGAAAGCGCTCCCGAACGCCTGGAGCTCAAGCTGGAACTGCACAGCAGAATCAGCGCCGCGGCCAAGCCTGAGGCGCTGATCGGCTCCAGCACCTCGGGCCTTTTGCCCAGCGAATTCTACGAGGGCTCGACCCACCCGGAACGCTGCGTGGTGGGCCACCCGTTCAACCCGGTGTACCTGCTGCCACTGGTGGAGGTGGTGGGCGGCAAGCGCACCGCGCCCGAAGCGGTCCAGGCCGCGATCAAGGTCTATGAATCCCTGGGGATGCGCGCCCTTCACGTGCGCAAGGAAGTCCCGGGGTTCATCGCCGACCGTCTTCTCGAAGCGCTGTGGCGCGAGGCCCTGCACCTGGTCAACGACGGCGTGGCGACCACCGGGGAAATCGACGATGCGATCCGCTTTGGCGCCGGCCTGCGCTGGTCGTTCATGGGCACCTTCCTCACCTACACCCTGGCGGGCGGCGACGCCGGCATGCGCCACTTCATGGCCCAGTTCGGCCCGGCGCTGCAACTGCCCTGGACCTACCTGCCGGCCCCGGAGCTGACCGACAAGCTGATCGACGACGTGGTCGAAGGCACCGCCGAGCAACTGGGCACCCACAGCATTGCGGCCCTGGAGCGCTATCGTGATGACTGCCTGCTGGCGGTGCTGGAGGCGGTGAAAACCACCAAGGCCAAGCACGGCATGCACTTTCACGACTAA
- a CDS encoding thioesterase family protein, whose protein sequence is MPALTTYSTRIISDWVDYNGHLRDAFYLLIFSYATDALMDRLGLDSDNREASGHSLFTLELHLNYLHEVKLDTEVEVRTQIIGHDRKRLHLYHSLHRLDDPRELAGNEQMLLHVDLAGPRSAPFSEPVLQRLQTLAAEQADLPRPACLGRVIALPAEK, encoded by the coding sequence ATGCCTGCCCTGACCACCTACAGCACCCGCATCATCAGCGACTGGGTCGATTACAACGGCCATCTGCGCGATGCCTTCTACCTGCTGATCTTCAGCTATGCCACTGACGCCCTGATGGATCGCCTGGGGCTCGACAGCGACAACCGCGAAGCCAGCGGCCACTCGCTGTTCACCCTGGAACTGCACCTGAACTACCTGCATGAGGTGAAGCTCGACACCGAGGTCGAAGTGCGCACCCAGATCATCGGCCACGATCGCAAGCGCCTGCACCTCTACCACAGCCTGCACAGACTCGATGATCCCCGGGAGCTGGCAGGCAACGAGCAAATGCTGCTCCACGTCGACCTGGCCGGGCCGCGTTCGGCGCCGTTCAGCGAGCCGGTGCTGCAACGCCTGCAAACCCTGGCCGCCGAGCAGGCGGACCTGCCGCGCCCGGCCTGCCTCGGCCGGGTGATCGCCCTGCCCGCGGAAAAATAG
- a CDS encoding type II toxin-antitoxin system RelE family toxin: protein MNEILWSRKAVKQLMRLHHEHQVQVRDAIALLADMPASGNVKALSGHTYAYRLRVGQYRVLFDWDGAIHIVSVQEVKKRDERTY, encoded by the coding sequence ATGAACGAGATCCTCTGGAGTAGAAAAGCGGTCAAGCAGTTGATGCGACTGCACCACGAGCATCAGGTCCAGGTTCGCGATGCGATTGCCCTGCTGGCCGACATGCCCGCCAGTGGCAACGTCAAAGCCCTGTCCGGCCACACTTATGCCTATCGTCTTCGGGTCGGGCAGTACCGGGTCCTGTTCGACTGGGACGGAGCCATACACATCGTCAGTGTTCAAGAGGTCAAGAAACGTGATGAACGTACCTACTGA
- a CDS encoding DUF3010 family protein → MSICGIEIKGSEAIFALATLQDGAVQHQPLATKKIALEDDDEAANVRAFASQVGAFVREHGITRIAIKKRSKKGEFAGGPTTFKIEGVFQLLENCEVTLLSPQTINAQYKKHGFALAASLNKYQHEAYKAACAALLKK, encoded by the coding sequence ATGAGCATCTGCGGTATCGAGATCAAAGGCAGCGAAGCCATCTTCGCCCTCGCCACTCTGCAAGACGGCGCGGTGCAACACCAGCCGCTGGCCACCAAGAAAATCGCCCTGGAAGACGATGACGAGGCCGCCAACGTCAGGGCCTTCGCCAGCCAGGTCGGGGCCTTCGTGCGCGAACACGGGATCACCCGCATCGCCATCAAGAAGCGCAGCAAGAAAGGCGAGTTCGCCGGCGGCCCCACCACCTTCAAGATCGAAGGCGTGTTTCAGTTGCTGGAGAATTGCGAGGTGACCCTGCTGTCGCCCCAGACCATCAACGCCCAGTACAAGAAGCACGGCTTCGCTCTGGCCGCGAGCCTCAACAAATACCAGCACGAAGCCTACAAAGCCGCCTGCGCCGCCCTGCTGAAAAAGTAA